In the genome of Thiohalomonas denitrificans, one region contains:
- the ssb gene encoding single-stranded DNA-binding protein, whose amino-acid sequence MARGINKVILVGNLGRDPDVRYTSNGSAVANIAIATSEQWKDKQTGQQQEKTEWHRVVMFGRLGEIAGEYLRKGQQVYIEGRLQTRKWQGQDGQDRYTTEIVANEMQMLGGPRGGGGGGADYNPNAGQGEQGGFQGGAPSGGQAGGGQASRGGAAPAPSGGGNFDDFDDDIPF is encoded by the coding sequence ATGGCACGAGGAATCAACAAGGTCATTTTGGTCGGTAATCTGGGCCGCGATCCGGATGTCCGTTACACGTCAAACGGCAGTGCTGTGGCCAACATTGCTATTGCGACTTCCGAGCAGTGGAAGGACAAACAGACCGGTCAGCAGCAGGAAAAGACGGAATGGCACCGGGTCGTCATGTTCGGCCGCCTGGGCGAGATCGCCGGCGAATACCTGCGGAAGGGCCAGCAGGTGTATATCGAAGGCCGCCTGCAGACCCGGAAATGGCAGGGACAGGATGGTCAGGATCGCTACACCACCGAAATCGTCGCCAATGAAATGCAGATGCTGGGTGGTCCTCGCGGCGGCGGTGGGGGCGGTGCCGACTATAATCCGAATGCCGGCCAGGGGGAGCAAGGCGGATTCCAGGGCGGAGCACCCTCCGGCGGCCAGGCAGGCGGTGGTCAGGCATCCCGCGGCGGTGCGGCCCCTGCACCTTCCGGCGGTGGCAATTTCGACGATTTCGACGACGATATTCCGTTTTAG
- a CDS encoding MFS transporter, with amino-acid sequence MSPEQMTPRERRAAISLAGIFATRMLGLFLILPVFALYAEDLEGVTPTLVGVAIGIYGLTQALFQIPFGMLSDRIGRKPVIVAGLLLFAIGSAIAATADTINGVIIGRTLQGSGAVAAAIMALAADLTREEHRPKAMAVIGMTIGVSFLIAMVAGPVLDGWVGVPGIFWLTAVLALAGIAILLIAVPTPADSRVHRDAEAVSQQFRQVLADTQLLRLDFGILVLHLVLTAGFVVLPLALRDAGLVSSDHWQLYLPVMVFAMAGAIPFIVLAEKKRLMKPIVIGGIALLGLSEIGFVFLHDSFWPLAVLMGLFFIAFNLMEALMPSLIAKTAPVQSKGTAMGVYSSSQFFGAFIGGAAGGSLYGQFGPAGVFLFCAILLAAWWLLAITMKQPRYLASAMVNVGPLDSARAAELEGEICRIDGVEEAYVGVDDGIAYLRIDNDKIDRAELDRFSI; translated from the coding sequence ATGTCACCCGAACAGATGACCCCTCGGGAACGCCGTGCCGCCATCTCCCTGGCCGGCATCTTCGCCACCCGTATGCTCGGGCTGTTTCTCATCCTGCCGGTATTCGCGCTCTATGCCGAGGACCTGGAAGGGGTGACGCCGACGCTGGTGGGGGTGGCCATCGGTATTTACGGCCTCACACAGGCCCTCTTCCAGATCCCTTTCGGCATGCTCTCGGACCGAATCGGACGCAAGCCGGTGATCGTGGCGGGTCTGCTGCTGTTTGCCATCGGCAGCGCGATAGCAGCCACGGCCGATACCATTAACGGCGTCATCATCGGCCGCACTCTGCAGGGTTCGGGAGCGGTGGCCGCCGCAATCATGGCGCTGGCCGCCGATCTCACCCGCGAGGAGCACCGGCCCAAGGCCATGGCCGTTATCGGCATGACCATCGGTGTCTCTTTTCTGATCGCAATGGTGGCCGGGCCGGTCCTGGACGGCTGGGTAGGCGTCCCCGGTATTTTCTGGCTGACGGCTGTGCTGGCTCTGGCCGGCATCGCAATCCTTCTGATCGCGGTTCCGACCCCCGCCGATAGTCGCGTGCACCGCGATGCCGAAGCGGTGTCCCAACAGTTTCGCCAGGTGCTGGCCGACACCCAGCTGCTGCGCCTAGACTTCGGCATTCTGGTCCTGCATCTGGTCCTCACCGCCGGCTTCGTCGTACTCCCCCTTGCCCTGCGGGATGCAGGTTTGGTGAGCAGTGATCACTGGCAGCTCTATCTACCAGTGATGGTATTTGCCATGGCCGGAGCGATCCCCTTCATCGTCCTGGCGGAGAAAAAGCGCCTCATGAAACCGATCGTCATAGGCGGCATTGCGCTCCTGGGGCTCAGCGAGATCGGTTTTGTCTTTCTGCACGACAGTTTCTGGCCCCTGGCCGTGTTAATGGGGCTGTTCTTCATCGCCTTCAATCTGATGGAGGCGCTGATGCCTTCGCTGATTGCCAAAACAGCCCCCGTGCAGAGCAAAGGGACCGCCATGGGCGTCTACTCCAGCTCGCAGTTCTTCGGAGCGTTTATCGGCGGGGCAGCCGGTGGCAGCCTCTACGGGCAGTTTGGTCCGGCCGGGGTTTTCCTGTTCTGCGCAATCCTGCTGGCGGCGTGGTGGCTGCTGGCCATAACCATGAAACAGCCCCGCTACCTGGCCTCGGCCATGGTCAACGTCGGACCGCTGGATTCCGCCCGCGCCGCCGAGCTGGAGGGTGAGATCTGCCGTATCGATGGCGTCGAAGAGGCCTATGTCGGGGTCGACGACGGGATCGCCTATCTCCGGATCGATAACGACAAAATCGACCGTGCCGAGCTGGACCGGTTTTCTATATGA
- the uvrA gene encoding excinuclease ABC subunit UvrA, which translates to MDTIRIRGARTHNLQNIDLELPRDKLIVFTGLSGSGKSSLAFDTIYAEGQRRYVESLSAYARQFLSVMEKPDIDHIEGLSPAISIEQKSTSHNPRSTVGTVTEIYDYLRLLFARAGEPRCPEHDIILEAQTVSQMVDQVAELPEGTKLMLLAPVIQDRKGEHVQIFDELRAQGFVRARVNGKVIELDQPPTLELRKKHTIEVVVDRFKVRPDIKQRLADSFETALNLADGIASVAFMDGEEKDIVFSARFACPVCGYSLSELEPRLFSFNNPAGACPTCDGLGVKPYFDPSRVVLHPELSLAGGAVRGWDRRNAHYFQMLKCLAEHYGFAIETPFEQLDKKVRDALLYGSDKPIEFIYPGGRRRKHPFEGIIPNMERRYRETDSNMVREELAKFLSTQSCPDCGGTRLNRSARSVFVAGRTLPEITSMPVGRATEFFEHLTLPGWRGEIAEKIVKEIEERLQFLVNVGLNYLALDRSADTLSGGEAQRIRLASQIGAGLVGVMYILDEPSIGLHQRDNDRLLNTLFRLRDLGNTVIVVEHDEDAIRSADHVLDIGPGAGAHGGRIVAQGTPGQIMRSKDSLTGQYLSGKRQIAVPAERTAPDAERQLKIRGASGNNLKGLSVDVPVGLMTCITGVSGSGKSTLINDTLYRHAALSVNGTGEDPAPVAEIVGLEHFDKVVDIDQSPIGRTPRSNPATYTGLFTPIRELFAGTPEARARGYMPGRFSFNVKGGRCEACQGDGMIKVEMHFLPDIHVACDVCKGKRYNRETLEVKYKGKNIFEVLEMTVEEARGYFDPVPVVARKLQTLMDVGLSYVRLGQSATTLSGGEAQRVKLARELSKRDTGRTLYILDEPTTGLHFHDIEQLLAVLHRLRDHGNTVLVIEHNLDVIKTADWIIDLGPEGGDQGGTLLASGTPEDVAEHPDSYTGHYLKPMLSRGKKALAG; encoded by the coding sequence ATGGATACCATTCGGATCCGAGGTGCGCGGACCCACAATCTTCAGAACATTGATCTGGAGTTGCCCCGCGACAAGTTGATTGTCTTCACCGGGCTTTCGGGCTCCGGGAAGTCTTCCCTGGCATTCGACACCATCTATGCCGAGGGGCAGCGACGTTATGTGGAGTCGCTGTCGGCCTATGCCCGCCAGTTCCTGTCGGTGATGGAAAAGCCGGATATCGACCATATCGAGGGGCTCTCGCCGGCGATTTCCATCGAGCAGAAGTCGACTTCCCACAATCCGCGCTCCACGGTGGGCACGGTCACCGAGATTTACGACTATCTGCGCCTGCTTTTTGCCCGTGCCGGCGAGCCGCGCTGCCCGGAGCACGACATTATCCTTGAGGCCCAGACGGTCAGTCAGATGGTGGATCAGGTGGCGGAGCTGCCGGAGGGCACCAAACTGATGCTGCTCGCCCCGGTGATCCAGGACCGCAAGGGTGAACACGTGCAGATTTTTGACGAACTGCGCGCCCAGGGCTTCGTGCGCGCCCGCGTCAACGGCAAGGTCATCGAACTGGACCAGCCGCCCACGCTGGAGCTTCGCAAGAAGCACACCATCGAGGTGGTGGTGGACCGTTTCAAGGTGCGCCCGGACATCAAACAGCGCCTGGCCGACTCTTTCGAGACGGCGCTCAATCTGGCGGACGGCATCGCTTCCGTGGCCTTCATGGACGGGGAGGAAAAGGACATCGTGTTCTCGGCGCGCTTTGCCTGCCCGGTATGCGGGTACTCACTGTCGGAGCTGGAGCCGCGGCTGTTTTCGTTCAATAACCCGGCCGGCGCGTGTCCCACCTGTGACGGCCTGGGGGTCAAGCCCTATTTTGATCCCTCCCGAGTGGTGCTGCATCCCGAACTCAGTCTGGCGGGCGGTGCGGTTCGCGGCTGGGACCGGCGCAATGCCCATTACTTCCAGATGCTGAAGTGTCTGGCGGAACACTACGGCTTCGCCATCGAGACGCCCTTTGAGCAGCTCGATAAGAAAGTCCGTGACGCCCTGCTCTACGGCAGCGACAAACCGATTGAATTCATCTATCCCGGTGGGCGCCGGCGCAAACACCCGTTCGAGGGCATCATTCCCAACATGGAGCGGCGCTATCGCGAGACCGATTCCAACATGGTGCGCGAAGAGCTGGCCAAGTTTCTCAGCACGCAGTCGTGCCCCGACTGCGGCGGAACCCGCCTGAACCGCTCCGCCCGCAGCGTCTTCGTCGCCGGACGCACCCTTCCGGAAATCACCTCCATGCCGGTGGGCCGGGCGACGGAATTCTTCGAGCACCTGACCCTGCCCGGCTGGCGTGGCGAGATTGCCGAGAAGATCGTCAAGGAGATCGAGGAACGCCTGCAGTTTCTGGTCAATGTGGGCCTCAATTATCTGGCCCTGGACCGCAGTGCCGACACCCTCTCCGGTGGCGAGGCGCAGCGCATTCGGCTGGCGAGCCAGATCGGCGCCGGGCTGGTGGGCGTGATGTATATCCTCGACGAGCCTTCCATCGGGCTGCACCAGCGGGACAACGACCGACTGCTGAATACCCTGTTTCGCCTGCGCGACCTAGGGAACACCGTCATCGTGGTCGAGCACGATGAGGACGCCATCCGCAGTGCCGACCACGTGCTGGACATCGGTCCCGGCGCCGGGGCCCATGGGGGCCGGATCGTCGCCCAGGGCACACCCGGCCAGATCATGCGGAGTAAGGACTCGCTGACCGGGCAATACCTGTCGGGCAAGCGCCAGATCGCCGTGCCGGCCGAACGCACGGCGCCGGATGCCGAACGGCAGCTGAAGATCCGCGGTGCCAGCGGCAACAACCTGAAGGGGTTGAGCGTGGACGTTCCCGTCGGCCTGATGACCTGCATCACCGGCGTTTCGGGCTCGGGCAAATCGACGCTGATCAACGACACCCTCTATCGACACGCTGCCCTCTCGGTGAACGGCACCGGCGAGGACCCGGCGCCGGTGGCCGAGATCGTCGGCCTCGAGCACTTCGACAAGGTCGTGGATATCGACCAAAGCCCCATCGGCCGCACGCCGCGCTCCAATCCGGCAACCTATACCGGTCTGTTTACCCCCATCCGGGAGTTGTTCGCCGGCACGCCGGAGGCACGGGCCCGTGGCTACATGCCCGGCCGCTTCAGCTTCAACGTGAAGGGCGGCCGCTGCGAGGCGTGCCAGGGCGACGGAATGATCAAGGTGGAGATGCACTTCCTGCCGGATATCCACGTTGCCTGCGACGTCTGCAAGGGCAAGCGCTACAACCGGGAGACGCTGGAGGTAAAGTACAAGGGCAAGAACATCTTCGAAGTGCTGGAGATGACCGTGGAGGAGGCCCGCGGGTATTTCGACCCGGTACCGGTGGTGGCACGCAAGCTACAGACCCTGATGGACGTGGGCCTCTCCTACGTTCGCCTGGGCCAGAGCGCCACCACGCTGTCCGGCGGCGAAGCGCAGCGCGTGAAACTGGCGCGGGAACTGTCCAAGCGGGATACCGGACGTACGCTCTACATCCTCGACGAGCCGACCACCGGCCTGCACTTCCATGACATCGAGCAGCTTCTGGCCGTGCTCCACCGCCTGCGTGACCACGGCAATACCGTCCTGGTCATCGAGCACAACCTGGACGTCATCAAGACCGCGGACTGGATTATCGACCTCGGCCCCGAAGGAGGCGATCAGGGGGGCACGCTGCTGGCATCCGGCACCCCGGAGGACGTGGCGGAGCATCCCGATTCCTATACCGGGCATTATCTGAAGCCGATGCTGAGTCGGGGCAAAAAGGCGCTGGCGGGTTAG
- a CDS encoding SAM hydrolase/SAM-dependent halogenase family protein, with the protein MILMFTDFGWKGPYLGQLESVLRSEAPGVPVVNLMSDAPAFNPRAAAYLLNALTMDLPPRAVVVGVVDPGVGSVDREPVALAADGRWFVGPGNGLFNAIAAGAKAAQWHRIQWQPPRLSASFHGRDLFAPVAARLASGHPVELEAFDGPDLAGWDDDLEEVVYIDGFGNAMTGIRADGLDRGSHLKAGPHTLRWARTFSDRPEGAAFWYGNSLGLVEIAANKANAAEQLSLDIGTKIETLGPGKR; encoded by the coding sequence ATGATTCTGATGTTCACGGATTTCGGTTGGAAGGGGCCATACCTGGGGCAATTGGAGAGCGTGCTACGCAGCGAGGCGCCGGGCGTTCCGGTGGTAAATCTGATGTCCGATGCGCCTGCCTTCAATCCGAGGGCGGCCGCTTATCTCCTTAATGCGCTAACGATGGACCTGCCGCCCCGTGCTGTAGTCGTTGGTGTGGTCGACCCGGGCGTGGGGAGCGTCGACAGGGAACCGGTAGCACTGGCAGCGGACGGCCGCTGGTTCGTGGGGCCCGGCAACGGCTTGTTCAATGCCATAGCGGCAGGAGCCAAAGCCGCACAGTGGCACAGGATCCAATGGCAGCCTCCACGTTTGTCTGCCAGTTTTCATGGCCGTGACCTCTTTGCACCCGTCGCTGCCCGGCTGGCGTCGGGCCACCCTGTAGAACTGGAAGCGTTCGACGGGCCGGACCTTGCGGGTTGGGATGATGACCTGGAGGAGGTCGTCTATATCGATGGCTTCGGCAATGCGATGACCGGGATTCGGGCGGATGGGCTGGATCGGGGAAGCCACCTGAAGGCCGGCCCGCACACGCTCCGCTGGGCCCGAACCTTCAGCGACCGACCGGAAGGTGCTGCTTTCTGGTACGGCAACTCCCTGGGGTTGGTCGAGATTGCCGCCAACAAGGCCAATGCTGCCGAGCAGTTATCCCTGGATATTGGAACAAAAATAGAGACCCTCGGCCCGGGGAAAAGGTGA
- the rplQ gene encoding 50S ribosomal protein L17 encodes MRHRNSGRQLNRNSSHRKAMFRNMAVSLFEHELIKTTLPKAKELRRVAEPLITVAKKDSIANRRLAFARLRDKDAVAKLFGELGPRYESRPGGYLRILKCGLRAGDSAPMAYVELVDRPITEEAEEVTETAAAE; translated from the coding sequence ATGCGTCATCGAAATTCCGGTCGCCAACTCAACCGCAATAGCTCACATCGGAAGGCGATGTTCCGTAATATGGCGGTGTCTCTTTTTGAGCATGAGCTGATCAAAACCACACTGCCGAAGGCGAAAGAGCTGCGCCGGGTGGCTGAGCCGTTGATTACCGTGGCCAAAAAAGACAGTATCGCCAATCGTCGGCTGGCGTTCGCTCGTCTGCGTGATAAAGACGCGGTCGCCAAGCTGTTTGGTGAGCTCGGTCCACGCTACGAGAGTCGTCCGGGTGGTTATCTGCGGATCCTGAAATGTGGATTACGTGCAGGCGACTCGGCACCGATGGCGTACGTCGAGCTGGTCGATCGGCCGATCACGGAAGAAGCGGAAGAAGTAACGGAAACCGCCGCCGCCGAATAA
- a CDS encoding DNA-directed RNA polymerase subunit alpha → MQGSASELLKPRLVGVQKVSGTAAKVTLEPLERGFGHTLGNALRRILLSSMTGSAIVEAEIEGVLHEYTSIEGVQEDVIEILLNLKGVALQLSHRTEATLTLTKKGLGPVTAGDIDLPHDVELINPEHVIAHLTKSGELNMTLKVATGRGYEPANVRAEADEGSRPIGRLLIDASFSPITRVAYVVESARVEQRTDLDKLVIELETNGTIEPEEAIRRAATIMQDQLAAFVELEGKEQAEAEEAQPEIDPILLRPVDDLELTVRSANCLKAENIYYIGDLIQRTEVELLKTPNLGKKSLTEIKDVLATRGLSLGMRLENWPPASLKNKDDKASA, encoded by the coding sequence ATGCAGGGCTCAGCTAGCGAACTGCTCAAACCGCGCCTCGTTGGTGTGCAGAAGGTCAGCGGTACCGCCGCTAAGGTGACACTGGAGCCGCTGGAACGCGGGTTCGGTCACACCCTCGGTAACGCACTGCGCCGCATTCTGTTATCGTCGATGACCGGAAGCGCCATTGTCGAAGCGGAAATTGAAGGTGTGCTCCACGAGTACACCTCGATCGAAGGCGTGCAGGAAGACGTCATCGAGATCCTGCTGAACCTGAAGGGTGTCGCACTTCAGCTCAGTCATCGAACAGAAGCGACCTTGACGCTCACCAAGAAGGGGCTGGGTCCGGTTACGGCCGGTGACATCGACTTGCCCCATGATGTTGAGCTGATCAATCCGGAGCATGTGATTGCCCACCTGACCAAGTCGGGCGAGCTGAACATGACTCTGAAGGTGGCGACGGGTCGCGGCTACGAGCCGGCCAACGTACGTGCCGAAGCCGACGAAGGAAGCCGTCCCATCGGTCGTCTGCTGATCGATGCGAGTTTCAGCCCGATTACTCGGGTGGCCTATGTCGTGGAGAGTGCGCGCGTCGAGCAGCGTACTGACCTGGACAAACTGGTGATCGAGCTGGAGACCAACGGCACGATTGAGCCGGAAGAAGCGATTCGCCGTGCTGCGACGATCATGCAGGACCAGCTCGCCGCATTCGTGGAATTGGAAGGTAAGGAGCAGGCAGAGGCCGAAGAGGCCCAGCCGGAGATCGATCCGATCCTGCTGCGCCCGGTCGACGATCTCGAACTGACGGTGCGTTCGGCGAATTGTCTGAAGGCGGAAAATATCTATTATATCGGTGATCTGATTCAGCGGACCGAGGTCGAGCTTCTCAAGACGCCGAATCTCGGAAAGAAGTCGCTCACCGAAATCAAGGATGTGCTGGCAACTCGTGGGCTTTCGCTGGGGATGCGCCTGGAAAACTGGCCGCCGGCAAGCCTCAAGAACAAAGACGATAAGGCAAGCGCATAA
- the rpsD gene encoding 30S ribosomal protein S4, translating into MARYIGSKCRQCRREGEKLFLKGEKCFSSKCPVENRPFPPGQHGQRRTRLSDYARQLRAKQKLRRIYGVLENQFRLYYKQADSKKGSTGENLLQLLEGRLDNVVYRMGFGVSRTEARQLVRHNGVQVNGRKLNIPAYTVKPGDVISVSDKAKQQLRVKSAMDLAQQRGVPEWLEVDATKLEGTYKADPERSELPADIQEQLVVELYSK; encoded by the coding sequence GTGGCTAGGTACATTGGTTCCAAATGTCGTCAGTGCCGTCGGGAAGGCGAAAAGCTCTTCCTGAAAGGCGAGAAATGTTTTTCCAGCAAGTGCCCGGTCGAGAATCGTCCGTTTCCGCCGGGGCAGCATGGTCAGCGCCGGACCCGGTTGTCCGACTATGCGCGCCAGCTGCGTGCAAAACAGAAACTGCGCCGGATTTACGGCGTGCTGGAGAACCAGTTCCGACTCTATTACAAGCAGGCGGACAGCAAGAAAGGCTCTACCGGCGAAAACCTGCTCCAGCTGCTTGAAGGGCGTCTGGACAACGTTGTTTACCGGATGGGCTTTGGTGTTTCCCGTACGGAGGCACGACAGCTCGTGCGTCACAACGGTGTGCAGGTGAATGGCCGCAAGCTGAACATTCCCGCCTACACTGTAAAGCCGGGAGATGTGATTTCGGTCTCCGACAAAGCCAAGCAGCAGCTTCGCGTGAAGTCAGCGATGGATCTGGCGCAGCAGCGCGGTGTTCCCGAGTGGCTTGAAGTCGATGCCACCAAGCTTGAGGGCACCTACAAGGCAGACCCGGAGCGGAGCGAACTGCCGGCCGATATTCAGGAACAGCTGGTCGTCGAACTCTACTCGAAGTAA
- the rpsK gene encoding 30S ribosomal protein S11 — protein sequence MAKASTRTRKKVKKNIADGIAHVHASFNNTIISISDRQGNTLCWATSGGSGFRGSRKSTPFAAQVAAERAGTQAQEYGMKNMEVWVKGPGPGRESAVRALNNLGFRITNITDVTPIPHNGCRPPKKRRV from the coding sequence ATGGCAAAAGCGAGTACTCGCACCCGCAAGAAGGTAAAGAAGAATATCGCGGACGGCATTGCGCACGTCCACGCGTCCTTCAATAACACCATCATCAGCATCAGCGATCGCCAGGGCAACACCCTGTGCTGGGCGACGTCAGGGGGCTCCGGCTTCCGCGGCTCTCGCAAGAGTACGCCCTTTGCGGCTCAGGTCGCAGCTGAACGTGCTGGAACGCAGGCCCAGGAATATGGCATGAAGAACATGGAGGTGTGGGTGAAAGGTCCCGGGCCGGGTCGCGAGTCTGCAGTGCGCGCGCTGAATAACCTCGGTTTCCGGATCACCAACATCACTGACGTGACTCCGATTCCCCATAACGGGTGTCGTCCGCCTAAAAAGCGTCGCGTCTAA
- the rpsM gene encoding 30S ribosomal protein S13: MARIAGINIPVNKHAVIALTSIFGIGRTRAEKICEATGVKPSVKVKDLSEAEVEALRAEVGKYDVEGDLRREVSMNIKRLMDLGCYRGIRHRRGLPLRGQRTRTNARTRKGPRRPIKR, from the coding sequence ATGGCCCGTATTGCTGGCATCAATATCCCGGTCAACAAGCACGCGGTCATCGCGCTGACGTCGATTTTCGGCATTGGCCGGACCCGGGCAGAAAAGATTTGCGAAGCGACCGGCGTCAAGCCGAGCGTTAAAGTGAAGGACCTGTCGGAAGCCGAAGTCGAGGCGCTGCGCGCCGAGGTCGGCAAGTACGACGTAGAAGGCGATCTTCGCCGCGAAGTGTCCATGAACATCAAGCGCTTGATGGACCTGGGTTGTTACCGTGGCATTCGTCATCGCCGCGGACTTCCGCTCAGAGGACAGCGCACCCGTACTAACGCCCGGACGCGGAAGGGCCCGCGCCGGCCGATCAAACGATAA
- the rpmJ gene encoding 50S ribosomal protein L36: MKVRASVKKICRNCKIVRRNGVVRVICSTDARHKQRQG; encoded by the coding sequence ATGAAGGTTCGTGCATCTGTCAAAAAGATCTGCCGCAATTGCAAAATTGTGCGTCGCAACGGCGTTGTGCGCGTGATCTGTTCGACCGACGCCCGGCACAAGCAGCGCCAGGGCTAA